The Nocardioides panzhihuensis genome has a segment encoding these proteins:
- a CDS encoding SUMF1/EgtB/PvdO family nonheme iron enzyme encodes MPSDLTFGATRGPSPDPAQRPAALPRKRRRTLVDLPGGTYAAGDSFGEGYQADGEGPVHSVDLPGFRLDATAVTNEEFARFVKATGHVTTAEREGFSAVFHLAFGGDPRDVLGRSPEAPWWLGVRAASWRAPEGPGSNVGRRGNHPVVHVSHDDALAYCEWAGTRLPTEAEWEYAARGGLAGSRFPWGDDLEQDGIHHANVWQGAFPDTNTAADGFVTTAPVRTYDPNGFGMFQMIGNVWEWCADWFSPTYYADLVDSGATADPRGPAEGLTRVMRGGSYLCHDSYCHRYRLSARSSSPPDSTAGNLGFRCAADQPAG; translated from the coding sequence GTGCCCTCCGACCTGACCTTCGGCGCGACCCGCGGACCCAGCCCTGACCCGGCTCAGCGCCCGGCCGCCCTGCCCCGCAAGCGCCGCCGGACGCTCGTCGACCTCCCCGGTGGGACGTACGCCGCCGGGGACTCCTTCGGCGAGGGCTACCAGGCCGACGGCGAAGGCCCCGTGCACTCGGTCGACCTGCCCGGCTTCCGGCTCGACGCGACCGCGGTGACCAACGAGGAGTTCGCCCGGTTCGTGAAGGCGACCGGCCATGTCACCACCGCCGAACGGGAGGGCTTCTCGGCCGTCTTCCACCTCGCCTTCGGCGGTGACCCGCGCGACGTGCTGGGCCGCTCCCCGGAGGCGCCCTGGTGGCTCGGCGTACGCGCCGCCTCCTGGCGGGCGCCTGAGGGCCCGGGCTCCAACGTCGGCCGCCGGGGCAACCACCCCGTCGTGCACGTCTCCCACGACGACGCGCTGGCCTACTGCGAGTGGGCCGGGACCCGGCTGCCGACCGAGGCCGAGTGGGAGTACGCCGCCCGCGGCGGTCTCGCCGGATCGAGGTTCCCGTGGGGTGACGACCTGGAGCAGGACGGCATCCACCACGCCAACGTCTGGCAGGGAGCCTTCCCCGACACCAACACCGCCGCCGACGGGTTCGTCACGACCGCTCCGGTGCGGACGTACGATCCGAACGGCTTCGGCATGTTCCAGATGATCGGCAACGTCTGGGAGTGGTGCGCGGACTGGTTCTCGCCGACCTACTACGCCGACCTCGTCGACTCCGGCGCCACCGCCGACCCGCGCGGCCCCGCCGAGGGGCTGACCCGGGTGATGCGCGGCGGTTCCTACCTCTGCCACGACTCCTACTGCCACCGTTACCGGCTCTCTGCGCGCTCCAGCAGTCCGCCCGACTCGACCGCGGGCAATCTGGGCTTCCGGTGCGCCGCTGATCAGCCGGCCGGGTAG